In the Rubrivivax gelatinosus IL144 genome, GGCCGGCACGCTGGCCGGCGTCGCCTGGGCGCTGCTCGGCGGCTTCGCCGTCTACGGCGTGCTCAAGGCCGTGGTCGGCATCCGCCTCGGCGCCGAGGAGGAGTACGACGGCGCCGATCTGTCGATCCACCGCATCGGCTCGACGCCGGAGCGCGAAGCGGCCTGGTAGCCGGCGGGTTACTCCCGGCCTCGGTGCTAAGCTGTCCGCCGTGAAGACGATCCGCCTGCTCGTTCTGGTGCTGCTGGCCACGCTGCTCCCGTTCCGGGGAGCGGTGGCCGAGGTGCTGCTGTGCGCCGGGCACGCGGGCCATTCGGCGGCCGCGGCGGATCACGCGAGCCACGCCGCCGTGGCGGCCCCGGACTGCGAGCCCGCCGCCGCGACCCACGCCGCGCACGACGAGGCCGCCGACGCCGACGACGACCACCCCGCGACGCCCGGCGGCACGGCCAAGTGCAACACCTGCACCGCCAGCTGCTCGATGTCGCCGCTGGTCGCCGAGGCTCCGACGCTGCCGGCGCCGCTGCCGCAGCCGGACCGCCGGACGGTGCATCACGACGCCCCCGCGCCAAGCCATCTGACCGATGGCCAGGAGCGCCCTCCCCGAAGCATCTGACGCCGACAGGCCTCCGCGCGAGGCCTCGATCACCCGCGCCTGAACGGCCCGGGCCGCGGCGTGGACCCCGTCGTCCACGCGTCAGACCGCTTCGAGGATTCCATGTCTTCCCCCACCCTGCGTGCGCTGGCCATCGCGGCAGCGGCGCTCTCGGCCGGTGTCGTGCTGCGGGCCGCGGCCCAGACGGCCGACCCGCCCACGGGCGCCTGGCGCCGCGCGATCGACGCCGCCTGGCAGCGCAGCGTGCTGGCCGCCGAGGCCGGCGGCCAGCGGCGCTCGGCGCTCGCCGAACGAACCGCCGCTTCGTCGACCTGGGCCGGCTCGCCCTCGTTCGAGTTCGACCAGCTGCGCAAACGCCAGGCCGGCACCGGCAGCCGCGAGACCGAGGTCGGCATCGCGCTGCCGCTGTGGCTGCCCGGCCAGCGCGACGCGCGCCTGGCCGCCGCAGACGCCCAGGCGGCCGCCGCGGCCGCCGCCACCGACGCGGCGCGGCTTCAGCTGGCGCGCAGCGTCGTCGACGCCGCCGCCGCGGTCTGGGCCCAGCGCGCCGAAGCCGAGGCCGCCGAAGTCCAGGCCCGCGAGCTGGACGCCCTGGCCCAGGACGTCGCGCGCCGCGTGAAAGCCGGCGACCTGGCGCGCGCCGACGCCCTGGCCGCCGACGCCGAGCAGCTGGCCAGCCAGGACGCCCTGTCCCGCGCGACGCTGCAGCGGCAGAACGCCGAAGCGCGCTGGACGGCGCTGACCGGCCTGGCGACCTTGCCGCCACCACCGCCACCGCAGGAGCCGCCGCCGGCGCGCCTGCACGCGACGCACCCGCTGCTGCAGGAAGCGACGGCCCGGCTGGCCCTGGCGCACAAGCGGCTGGACGCGGTGCGGCTGTCGCGCCGCGACGCACCGGAGCTCGTCGTGCGGGCGCACCAGGAAGTCGGCGGCGGCGAACCCGACACCCGCGGCATCGGCGTCGCGCTGCGCATTCCTTTGGCCACCGCCGGGCGCAACGAAGCGCTGCTCGGCGCGGCGCTGGCCGAAGTCGAACTCGCCGAGGCGCACGAGGCCGGGCTGCGGCGCGAGCTGGAGCTCGAACAGGCCGCGGCCGAACGCGAGGCCGAGGCCTCGCGCCGCCAGGCCGGGCACGAAGCCACCCGCGCACGGCTGCTGCGCGAGCGCGCCGCGCTGATCCAGAAATCGTTCGACGCGGGCCAGACGCCGCTGCCCGAGACCTTGCGCGCGCTGTCGCAAGCCGCGCAGGCCGAAGCCGCGTCACGCCGCCAGGCCGTCGCCGCGGCGCTGGCGGCGCTGCGAGTCGAACTGGCACGAGGACTGATGCCATGAACCCCCTGATCCACGCCGGGCTGCTGAGCCTGGCCATCGCCGCCGGCGCTGCCGCCGCGCACGGCGACGAACCGCACGGCGACGCCCCGCATGCGCCCTCGCCCGCCATGAGCACCGGCCCGCGTTTCGAAACCGCGACCGAGCTGTTCGAAGTCGTCGGCCGGCTCGACGACGGCGCGCTGACGCTGTGGCTGAACCGCTTCGCCACCGGCGAGCCGGTCGCCGGGGCCGCGATCGAACTCGAGCTCGACACGCTGAAGGCCCTGGCGCGCTACCGCGCCGAGCGCGGCGACTACCTCGTCGCGGACGCCGCGTTCGTCGCCGCCCTGGCCACCCCCGGCCAGCACGCGCTGGTGCTGACGGTGACCGCCGGCGAAGACGCCGACCTGCTGGACACCACCGTCGCGATCGCACCGCCGCCCGCGGCCGACGCCGGCGCGGCCGGCACCCCGGCCCGCGGCCGCCTGGCCGGCGGCGCCCTGCTCGCGCTGGCCACGGCGGCGGGCCTGGTCTTCGTCTGGCGCCGGCGCCAGTCCGTCACCCGGGAGCGCACCGTATGAAGCGCCTGATCGTCCACACGCTGCTGGCCCTGGCGGCCAGCGCCCAGGCCGGACCCGGCGCGCACGACGCCGACGGCCGGCAGCTCGCGGCGCCCGCCGCGACGGCGGCCGAGGCCCCGGCACGCCTGCCCGACGGCAGCGTCGCCCTGCCGATGCCGGTGCAGCGCCGGCTGCAGATCCGCACCCAGCTCGCCGCGCCCGGCGAAGCCGCACGCAGCGTCGTGCTGCCGGCGCGCGTGGTGATGGACCCGAACCACGGCGGCCGCGTGCAGACCGCCACCGGCGGCACCGTGCGCCCCGGGCCACGCGGCCTGCCGCTGCCCGGACAGAAGGTGCGCAAAGGCGAGCTGCTGGCCCAGGTCGTGTTCAACGCCAGCCCGGTCGAGGCGGCCAACCAGCGCGCGCAGCTGGCCGAGCTGCGCAGCAGCCTGCAGCTCGCCCGGCAGCAGGCCGAACGCCTGCAGTCGCTGGAGGGCACGGTGCCGCGCAAGGAGATCGAGGCCGCACTGGCCGCGGTGCAGAGCCTGGCCGGCCGCGAACGGGCGCTGGCCGGCAGCGTCGGCGCGACCGAGGCGCTGCTCGCGCCGGTCGACGGCGTCGTCGCGCGGGCCGACGTCGTCGCCGGCCAGGTCGTCGAGCCCAGGGACCTGCTGTTCGAGATCGTCGACCCCGGCCGCCTGCTCGTCGAGGCGACGACAGCCGACCCGGCGATCGCGACCGCCGTCGTCGGCGGCACGCTCGAAGGCCAGCCCGGCGTCGAGCTGACGCTGCTGGGCGCGGCCCGTTCGCTGCGCGACGGTGCGATGCCGGTCAGCTTTCGCGCCACCGTGCGCGGGCGCGACGGGCTGCCGCTGGCCCTGGGCCAGCCGGTGCAGGTGGTGGCGACGCTGGACGGCCGCGTGACGGGCATCGTGCTGCCGGCCGCCGCCGTGGTGCGCAACGCCGCCAACGAGCCGGTGGTCTGGCTCAAGACCGGCGCCGAGCGTTTCGTTGCCCGGCCGGTGCGCGTGCAGCCGTTGGACGCGACGCGGGTTCTCGTCGCGGGCGTCGAGGCCGGCGTGCGCGTGGTCGTGCAGGGCGCGAACCTCGTCGCGCAGATCCGCTGAAGGCCGGGAGACGACATGTTCAACTGGATCGTCCGCCACAGCCTGCACAACCGGCTGCTGGTGCTGGCCGTGGCGGCGCTGCTCCTGGTCTACGGCGCGCTGAGCGCCACGCGCATGCCGGTCGACGTCTTTCCGGCGCTGGACAAGCCGGTCGTCACCGTGATGACCGAGGCCGGCGGCATGGCGCCCGAGGAGGTCGAGCTGCGCGTGAGCTATCCGCTGGAGACGGCGCTCAACGGCATGCCCGGCGTCACGCGCGTGCGTTCGAGCTCGGGCGTCGGCCTGTCGGTGGTCTACGCCGAGTTCGACTGGGGCACCGACGTCTACCGCAACCGCCAGCTCGTCGCCGAGCGCCTGGCGCTGGTGCGCGAGCAGATGCCGGCCGGCGTCAACCCGACGATGGGCCCGGTGTCCTCGATCATGGGCGAGGTGATGCTGCTGGCGCTGCCGCTGGACGCCTCGGCCGGCGCCGCGGTGACGCCGATGCAGGCGCGCGAGTACGCCGACTTCGTGCTGCGCCCGCGCCTGCTGTCGGTGCCCGGCGTCGCGCAGGTGATCCCGATCGGCGGCGAGCGGCGCCAGCTGCGTGTCGAGCCCGACGGCACGCGCATGGCGGCGGCCGGCGTGTCGCTGAGCCAGATCGAGAGCGCGCTGCAAGGCTTCGCCGCCAACGCCGGCGGCGGCTTCGTCGACCTCTGCGGCCGCGAGTTCCTGATCCGCCATCTGGCCCGGACGGCGAGCGCCGAAGACCTGCAAGGCATGGCCGTCGCCTGGCGCGACGGCCGGCCGGTGCGGCTGGAGCAGGTCGCGCGCGTCGGCTTCGCCGCCGGCGTCAAACGCGGCGACGCCGGCCACGACGGCGCGCCGGCGGTGATCCTCAGCATCCAGAAACAGCCCGACGCCGACACGGTGCGCGTGACGCGCGACATCGAAGCCGCGCTCGACGAGATCGCGCGCGCCCGCCCGGCCGGCCTGGCCGCGCCGGAAGTGCTGTTCCGCCAGGCCGACTTCATCCAGGCCTCGGTGCGCAACGTCGGCGAGGCGCTGCGCGAC is a window encoding:
- a CDS encoding TolC family protein, translating into MSSPTLRALAIAAAALSAGVVLRAAAQTADPPTGAWRRAIDAAWQRSVLAAEAGGQRRSALAERTAASSTWAGSPSFEFDQLRKRQAGTGSRETEVGIALPLWLPGQRDARLAAADAQAAAAAAATDAARLQLARSVVDAAAAVWAQRAEAEAAEVQARELDALAQDVARRVKAGDLARADALAADAEQLASQDALSRATLQRQNAEARWTALTGLATLPPPPPPQEPPPARLHATHPLLQEATARLALAHKRLDAVRLSRRDAPELVVRAHQEVGGGEPDTRGIGVALRIPLATAGRNEALLGAALAEVELAEAHEAGLRRELELEQAAAEREAEASRRQAGHEATRARLLRERAALIQKSFDAGQTPLPETLRALSQAAQAEAASRRQAVAAALAALRVELARGLMP
- a CDS encoding efflux RND transporter periplasmic adaptor subunit, with the protein product MKRLIVHTLLALAASAQAGPGAHDADGRQLAAPAATAAEAPARLPDGSVALPMPVQRRLQIRTQLAAPGEAARSVVLPARVVMDPNHGGRVQTATGGTVRPGPRGLPLPGQKVRKGELLAQVVFNASPVEAANQRAQLAELRSSLQLARQQAERLQSLEGTVPRKEIEAALAAVQSLAGRERALAGSVGATEALLAPVDGVVARADVVAGQVVEPRDLLFEIVDPGRLLVEATTADPAIATAVVGGTLEGQPGVELTLLGAARSLRDGAMPVSFRATVRGRDGLPLALGQPVQVVATLDGRVTGIVLPAAAVVRNAANEPVVWLKTGAERFVARPVRVQPLDATRVLVAGVEAGVRVVVQGANLVAQIR